The following DNA comes from Saccharomyces cerevisiae S288C chromosome XIII, complete sequence.
TTATCCCTAATGAACTCATCCCAGATAACATCCTCAAGACCAAACCTGTGAGTGTCCACAAAGGCAAATCAGGTAGTGataaaaaagcaaatgaaGATATAGATGCAGACATGGAATCAGAGGCTAGAGATCGAGAGCAAagcgaagaagaagaagatatagAGGATTTTGGTGAGAGTGAGGCTAAtcctgaaaaatttataatatACACTCCCGTTCTGAAGTTTCGTAAAAATGATACGTTGAAATCGACTTACTGCGTCAAGTTTTTTTGCGATGATTCTTATATCTGGGTGAAGCCCATGGATATGAAGATTCTAACAAGCGAAGATTGTCGTAAGTGGCTAAGCGGCAAACAGCGGAAGAATAAGAAACTCATACCGGCATATGAAATGGCTATGAGAGGCAAAAATGGAATTGATATTTGGGAATTTGTGGAATATGGGTCTTACGGCAAGCCAGATGAAGAGGAATATgtagaggaagaggaagaagagaacGAACCTGAAAAAAAGGCTATAAGGCCAACCAGGTCTTCCAGTAGACAGCGTCAGAAGCGCGCCTCAGAAACGGAAAAGAGTGAGGGCGGTAATAgcaataaaaggaaaagagtTACTAGATCGACTAGGCAACAAGCGATAGATGCTtcagaagaggaagaggaggaagaggaggaaaaaGTACAAGAGGCTGTTAGAAAGAGGCCGCAAAGGACCAAAACTAAGAAAGTTGTAGTATCCAAGACTAAACCAAATCCAAAAACAAAGgcaaagaaagagaaaccTAAACCACCTAAGCCAATCAAATATcattttgaagatgatgaagattgGAGCATTGTTGGGTTGGGCCCACAAGATCTATCAATCGAAAAAACGATGGATCCGATTGCGAAAAAACTGTCGCAGAAGAAAAATCTAGAAAAGCATGTGGAGATTAAGCTAGATCTGGAGGATAAACTAGCAGGTATCAACAAGCTCCTGTGTGATGTCTTATGTTCAGCCATTAACCAGGCTGTTTCGATAAAGGATGATTTCGAAATAATATTAGATGAATTGCAGATTGCCCTTGACACCAGGGGGTCCAGAAACGAATTTATAACAATTTTCCAATCAAATAATTCCCTACTGTTAAACTTTAGGATATTATTTAACTTAAGAAAAAGGGAACTGAACAAATGGGATCTGTGGGATCGTTTCCAGGATATTTTCAAGCATATTTATTCCTACCAGTTCATACCTGATACGGAAGATTGGCAACTAGAGCAAAATatggaaattgaagaaatggATCGG
Coding sequences within:
- the IOC4 gene encoding Ioc4p (Member of a complex (Isw1b) with Isw1p and Ioc2p; interacts directly with H3K36me3 nucleosomes through its PWWP domain to recruit the Isw1b complex to open reading frames in a Set2p-dependent manner; Isw1b exhibits nucleosome-stimulated ATPase activity and acts within coding regions to coordinate transcription elongation with termination and processing), which gives rise to MSEAIFQPTDIVLAKVKGFSAWPAMIIPNELIPDNILKTKPVSVHKGKSGSDKKANEDIDADMESEARDREQSEEEEDIEDFGESEANPEKFIIYTPVLKFRKNDTLKSTYCVKFFCDDSYIWVKPMDMKILTSEDCRKWLSGKQRKNKKLIPAYEMAMRGKNGIDIWEFVEYGSYGKPDEEEYVEEEEEENEPEKKAIRPTRSSSRQRQKRASETEKSEGGNSNKRKRVTRSTRQQAIDASEEEEEEEEEKVQEAVRKRPQRTKTKKVVVSKTKPNPKTKAKKEKPKPPKPIKYHFEDDEDWSIVGLGPQDLSIEKTMDPIAKKLSQKKNLEKHVEIKLDLEDKLAGINKLLCDVLCSAINQAVSIKDDFEIILDELQIALDTRGSRNEFITIFQSNNSLLLNFRILFNLRKRELNKWDLWDRFQDIFKHIYSYQFIPDTEDWQLEQNMEIEEMDREKPSFSEDVKEEESKVGA